A window of Rufibacter sp. LB8 contains these coding sequences:
- a CDS encoding sensor histidine kinase, with the protein MKKRLPVLLHVLLWLALLAFSLFTHFNLGPLKAIPVHWLVLDVVQTFTFHLALFYFNWFVLVPKVLAKGNVLFYALAVIATLTLYSAVRAPIDIYEKKKLAEVDKSMAEQLRKYPQSGEFAYVMFQLAITGVMNIFLSSSLRVTGDYLRNERRRKELEHQHTTTELELLKSQVNPHFLFNTLNNIYSLAYQNAPSTPDAIMKLSLLLRYQLYETNSPLVPLEKEVEHLQHLLDLHKLRLPSPELLSIEVEGDVSRMQVPPMLLMPLVENMFKHGLTTAPMHVLVAVQQSQLVFSTSNTLKPNATPAAYGGIGLQNLQRRLELLYPGAFTLETSSVNSLFKARLVLTHLS; encoded by the coding sequence ATGAAAAAACGACTTCCTGTTCTCTTGCATGTACTGCTGTGGTTGGCTTTGCTGGCTTTCTCATTGTTCACCCATTTCAATTTGGGTCCGCTGAAAGCAATACCGGTGCATTGGCTGGTCTTGGACGTTGTGCAGACATTTACCTTCCACCTGGCGCTATTTTACTTCAACTGGTTTGTACTGGTACCCAAAGTGTTGGCGAAAGGAAATGTGCTTTTTTACGCTCTGGCCGTTATTGCCACGCTGACCTTGTATTCTGCCGTTAGAGCACCAATTGATATCTATGAGAAGAAGAAACTAGCCGAAGTAGACAAAAGCATGGCCGAGCAACTCAGAAAATACCCCCAATCTGGGGAGTTTGCCTATGTTATGTTTCAACTAGCCATTACAGGGGTGATGAACATCTTCTTGAGTTCGTCTTTGAGAGTAACCGGCGATTACCTGCGGAATGAACGCCGCCGGAAAGAACTGGAGCACCAGCACACCACCACTGAACTGGAACTGCTGAAATCACAGGTAAACCCGCATTTTCTGTTCAACACGCTCAACAACATTTATTCCCTGGCTTACCAGAATGCGCCCAGCACGCCAGATGCCATCATGAAACTTTCTTTGCTGCTGCGCTACCAACTCTATGAAACCAACTCGCCGCTGGTGCCTTTGGAAAAGGAAGTGGAGCACTTGCAGCATCTGCTGGATCTGCACAAACTGCGGTTGCCCAGCCCAGAACTGCTTTCCATAGAGGTAGAAGGCGACGTTTCCAGAATGCAGGTGCCGCCCATGTTGTTGATGCCGCTGGTGGAAAACATGTTCAAGCATGGGCTTACCACGGCGCCCATGCACGTTTTGGTAGCCGTGCAGCAAAGCCAACTGGTATTTTCCACCAGCAATACGCTCAAACCAAATGCCACCCCTGCTGCGTATGGGGGCATTGGCTTGCAGAACCTCCAACGCCGGCTGGAACTTCTCTACCCCGGTGCTTTCACTCTGGAAACCTCCTCAGTAAATTCCCTGTTCAAGGCCCGTTTGGTTTTAACCCACCTTTCATAA
- a CDS encoding ABC transporter ATP-binding protein translates to MPELLIQTQQLRYHFGKQEILKGLDLQIPKGSIYGFLGPNGAGKTTTIRLLLGLLQPKAGEIELFGKPLRHNRVEVLQKIGALIETPSLYKHLTGTENLEVMRRLLGLEKKRIAQVLEIVKLTPDAHRPVKQYSLGMCQRLGIGLALLSDPELLVLDEPTNGLDPSGIREMRELLKDLNQDHGKTIFLSSHLLSEIEKTVSHLSILHQGHLRFEGTVDELRQAHLQTKSMEVEVENMLLAKEVLLRYGHAVEMVADDKVRVTVQDKPEAAALNQLLVENGVGVTGLVFTQQSLEEVFLSITEPASAAPAPKEVQPLTFA, encoded by the coding sequence ATGCCAGAACTTCTCATCCAAACCCAGCAACTGCGCTACCACTTCGGGAAGCAGGAAATCCTGAAAGGGCTGGACCTGCAGATTCCCAAAGGAAGCATTTACGGGTTCCTGGGCCCGAACGGCGCCGGAAAAACCACTACCATCCGGTTATTGTTAGGCCTCTTGCAACCCAAAGCCGGCGAGATTGAGCTGTTTGGCAAGCCATTGAGACACAACAGGGTAGAGGTGCTGCAGAAAATAGGCGCGCTCATTGAAACCCCCAGCCTGTACAAACACCTCACCGGTACTGAGAATCTGGAAGTCATGCGCCGACTCCTGGGTTTGGAGAAGAAACGCATTGCACAGGTGCTGGAGATTGTGAAACTCACCCCCGATGCCCACCGGCCCGTCAAGCAGTATTCTTTGGGCATGTGCCAACGCCTGGGCATTGGGCTGGCCTTGCTCTCAGACCCAGAATTGCTGGTGTTAGATGAACCCACCAACGGCCTGGACCCCAGCGGTATACGTGAGATGCGGGAATTGCTCAAAGATCTCAACCAGGACCACGGCAAGACCATTTTCCTGTCCAGCCACCTGCTGTCTGAGATTGAGAAAACCGTCTCTCATTTGTCCATTCTGCATCAGGGCCACCTTCGGTTTGAAGGCACGGTAGACGAACTCAGGCAAGCGCACCTCCAGACCAAATCCATGGAGGTGGAAGTGGAGAACATGCTGCTGGCCAAAGAAGTGCTGCTCCGGTATGGGCACGCGGTGGAAATGGTAGCCGATGATAAAGTGCGTGTAACCGTGCAAGACAAACCCGAAGCCGCTGCCCTCAACCAACTCCTGGTAGAAAACGGCGTGGGGGTGACCGGTCTGGTGTTCACGCAACAAAGTCTGGAAGAAGTCTTCCTATCCATCACAGAACCGGCCAGTGCGGCCCCAGCACCTAAAGAAGTTCAACCCTTAACCTTCGCCTGA